Genomic DNA from Thermotoga petrophila RKU-1:
AGAAGTGGATATACCTGTTTACGTTGTGGACACTCTACTCGCTTCGGGTGCGATACCCCTTCCGTCCCGTGTGGCTCGTGAAATGCTCGAAAATGGTGCCACCATCGAGGAAGTTCTGAAAAAACTCGATGAGAGAATGAAAAATAAGGACTTCAAGGCGATCTTCTATGTTTCGGATTTTGACTACCTTGTCAAGGGAGGAAGGGTGTCAAAGTTCCAGGGATTTGTGGGAAATCTTCTCAAGATAAGGGTGTGTCTTCACATAGAGAACGGAGAACTCATCCCTTACAGAAAGGTCAGAGGAGACAAAAAGGCGATAGAAGCCCTCATAGAAAAACTACGTGAAGATACTCCTGAAGGCTCGAAGTTGAGAGTGATAGGTGTTCACGCCGACAACGAGACTGGGGTAGTGGAACTTTTGAACACACTCAGAAAAAGTTACGAAGTTGTCGACGAAATCATATCACCGATGGGAAAGGTGATCACGACTCATGTGGGGCCCGGGACGGTTGGGTTTGGAATCGAGGTTTTAGAACGAAAAAGATGAAAACACCGATGAACACAAGTATGTCTCCCACACTTATAACGAACTTTCTTCCCCACGGAAGATAAACGGGTATGTAGTCTGCTAAGAGAGTTTTCCAGGAAAATTCAGTGAATGCGATGTGTTTGAAATCGAGATCCAAATTGAG
This window encodes:
- a CDS encoding DegV family protein — encoded protein: MKVKILVDSTADIPFSWMEKYDIDSIPLYVVWEDGKSEPDERKPEEIMNFYKRIRETSNVPKTSQPSVEDFKKRYLKYKEEGYDAVLVFTISSKLSGTYNSAVLASREVDIPVYVVDTLLASGAIPLPSRVAREMLENGATIEEVLKKLDERMKNKDFKAIFYVSDFDYLVKGGRVSKFQGFVGNLLKIRVCLHIENGELIPYRKVRGDKKAIEALIEKLREDTPEGSKLRVIGVHADNETGVVELLNTLRKSYEVVDEIISPMGKVITTHVGPGTVGFGIEVLERKR